The DNA window GGAAAACCATTTCAACTGAAGTTTTATAGTCCAGGCCGCACAAAACTGCGGAATCGATCATCGATTCGAAATAACAGAGGACAGGTGCAGGGCTGGTCAAAGAGGTAAATATGTCTATTTTGTCCTCCGAAACGCTGAAGCATCTGCCCAGAGTACTGATCAGGGCAAGCACATCCGTCTTTTCTTCCGGGGTGATGTTCCCGTTTAATGTCACAGGCACTGCACCCTCTCCCACCCTGCTGGGCGGGTTGGGAAGTATCCTTACCGCTTTGATGTTTTCTATCGAATTCTCATAAAAAGAGAGCGGGATCCCTGCTGCTACTGAGATCAGGATTTTTTTACCCATATTTACAGACTTAAGGTCGTTGATGACTGACGGCACAATGTGGGGGCGGACGCATATGAAGATAATGTCACAAGAGTTCGCCGCATCGGCATTATCCTTAGCAGCGCTTATTCCATATTTTAATTCTAATTCTGCCGTTCTCGAGACATCAGGTTCTGATACAACGATTGAAGAACCCTCAGCAGCACCGCTCTCAATAAATCTGTTGATCAGTATCTCAGCAATATGTCCCGATCCAATGAACGCTATCTTTTGCCGCATGACTTACACCTCCGGTTAACTCTGTACATAATGCACAGTCAAGGAATCTACAGATTTCATATGGGTATTATATACCGCGGGGGAATTTGCCACTTCGTCGAGTCTTATGGAGTTGACAAGTAAACGCTCGTTAACTATAATACTGGTGAACGAGCGTTTACTGCATAAGGAGGATCCCTGGATGGCCGACACAAAAGAAAATATTTTGCACACTGCGCTCCGCCTGTTTGCGCGGGATGGATATGAGGCCGCTTCAGTCAGCGATATCGCCGGGGAGCTTGGCATCACAAAAGGAGCTTTATATAAGCACTATAAGAATAAGCAAGATATTTTTAACAGCATTGTGGAGCGTATGTATCAGATCGATGCTGAAAGAGCGAAAAAGTTTGAAGTGCCGGAGGAAACATTTGACAGGTCACCGGAGGCCTACCGGAATACTGATATGGATAAGATCACGGCTTTCATCGAAGCGCAGTTTCATTTTTTGACGGAGGATGAATTTGCCCGTAATTTCCGAAAAATGCTTATATTAGAGCAATACAGAAACCCGGAAATTGCCGAACTGTATCAAAAATGCCTTGTAAGCGGACCGGTCAGTTATATAGAAGATCTATTCCGTGAAATGATGGAAAGGGGTATTTGGGACAAAAGCGATCCGAAACAGCTTGCACTTGAGTTTTATGCGCCGTTTTATCTGCTGCTTAGTATTTCGGATGCGTCGCCTGAGAATAAAGAGCCCGCTAAGTTGCTAACGGTGCACATAGAGCGTTTTATAGAAAAGAACCCCGCACTGCGTAAAGACAAATAATGACCGGTGCGACACAAATTAATAGACGAAGATAAGGAGTATGACAATGGAAGATATGACGATCCACGAATTTGATTTTGCACTCATAAATGAATTTTTCATAGAACTTGAACGCCAAGGGCCAGGCAGTCCCGAAGAAACGATCAGGGCGTTGAGTTTTATACGGAACCTTTCAGATAAAACAAAAATAGCAGATCTGGGCTGCGGCACAGGTTTTCAGACAATGGTCCTGGCACAAAACACAGAAGCCACAATAACCGCACTGGACCTTTTCGCCGGTTCGATCGACAAACTTAACGCAAAAGCCAAAATACTTGGTTTACAGAACAGGGTCAAGGGTGTCGTCGGTTCAATGGACGATCTGCCCTTTGGAGACGAGGAATTCGATATCATATGGTCTGAGGGAGCCATTGGCAATATAGGTTTTGAAAAAGGCCTGGCCCACTGGAAGCGCTTCCTCAAAAAAGAGGGATACGTCGCCGTGACATATGAGTCATGGTTTACAGACGAGCGCCCCGCTGAAATTGAAAAATGGTGGACAGACGCAGTCCCTGAGATCAGCACGATAGCGCACAATATTGCTGTCATGCAAAAAACAGGATACGTTCCAGTTGCCGCATTTACGCTGCCCGAAACCTGCTGGACAGAAAATTATTTTGCACCGCAAAAAGCCAGACAGGAGGAATTCCTGAAAAAGCACGCGGGGAATAAGGCCGCCGAGAATATGATCGCATTCATGAGGCGCGAGGCAGAACTATATGAAAAATACAAGCGGTACTATGGGTATGTCTTCTATATTGGCAAAAAAGTTGGCAATTGGGGCATATCGGAGCGCTAGCTTAGCAACACTTGCGGTCCTGCGCGTCAACGTATGCCCAATACGCCTCCGCTTGAACCACTGCGTGTTGCGTCGCTATCATCTCCGATCTGCCCCAATTGCAATTTTGGAGACGCTATCGCTAAAACCTAAAAGCACAGCGCTGACTTAACAAGGCTTGCGGAACCTCCCTTCGACGTATTGATATACGCCTTCAAAAGGCTCCGCTGCGCATTGCGTCGTCATCATCTGTTCTCTATCCCAATTGCGATATTAGGAGGCTATCGCTAAAACCAAAAGCACGTCGTCATCATCCTTTGACTATGTTCTTACCTTCTGATTTTGCCTCGTATAACTTTTTATCCGCATTATTGATGAGTTCATCAAGGGTCTTTTCATTTTGGAGACATTTTACTCCAATGCTTACAGAAACCTTGACCGGTGTTGCATCAGAAATATTTATCTCTGCTTCTGCAATGGCAGCCCTTATACGTTCAGCAACCATGAGTACTGTTTCTGAATTCGCATGTACCAAACCGATTAAAAATTCATCTCCCCCATAACGCCCAAGGATATCAAAACCACGCATCTCACTTTTTGCTGTGGCAGCAACTTTTGTCAGGACAAGATCTCCGGCACTGTGTCCATATTTATCATTAATGTTTTTAAAATCATCAATGTCCATCATTAAAATGCCAAGTGGCAAAGCATCATTTCGTGCCTGGTTGAAAACCTCTGTCAGTAATTGATGAGAATATTGTCGATTATAGGTTTGACACAAAGCATCATTTTGTGCCATTTCCTTGAGTAATTGACCTTCAACTTTATCTGTAACATCCATACAGCTGCCGATGAAGCCAATAAAAATATTATTCTTATCGTAAAAAGGGACTCCGCGATCATTGATCCATCTGTATTGACCGTCGTATCTTTTGAGACGATAGTCCATTTCAAACGGACGCTGCAGTTTAAAATTATCAAGAAAGATTTTTACGCATCTGTCTAAATCGTCTGGGTAAACGCCTGCAGCCCATCCAAATCCATATTCCTCTTCCATAGTGCGCCCTGTGAAATTGAGCCATGTTTTATTAAAGTAATTGCATCCGGTACTAAGATCAGCTCTCCATATCATGTTTGGAGAAGAATCAACGATCAGTTGGTACTGTTCAAGATCCATCAATTTATGAAGAGGGGAAAATTTACTTTCAGCGCCTGGTGGAATTACGACTCACCTGAAGATTTCATCTGACAATACTTGATTTACGAACACATCCACGATTTCAGGGTCAAATTGTGTTCCGGAGCACATCTTCAGCTCTTTAACGGCTTCCTCTTTGTCCATTTTATTTCGGTAACTTCTTTCGCTGGTCATTGCATCATAGGTATCGGCAACACTGATTATCCTTGCTTCAAGCGGTATTGCTTCACCCTTGAGCCCATTCGGATATCCACTGCCATCCCAATTTTCATGATGACTTAGGACAAACTTTGCTAATTCCGAAAATTCATCTGTTGAACTTAGCAGCCTCCAACCGATCTCCGGATGTCTTTCAATGTGGCCTCTTTCATCAATGGTCAGGTTTCCCGGTTTATTCAGGATCCTTTCATCGACTCCTATTTTGCCAATATCATGGATCAGCCCGGCGATTTTCATCTTATTTACAGCATCCTTATCCATATTCATTTTAGAAGCTATAGCCTGACAAATCCTGCTCACTCTATTTGAATGTGCAGCCTCCCGGTTGCTTTTTTCAAATAATGTGTTCATGATCAGATCTGTTATTTTGCTTCTGATACTTGAACGCTCATACAGCTTGTGTCTATACATATGGTTTTCGGCGTTAGCAATGATCTCGACAATTGACTGTTTCTCCGTTTTCTTCGTGTCATACCCATAGGAAAGTGACAAATCCATATTTGCCACCTTTTCATTAGATGCCAGCTCTTTTATAAAATTTGAGATCTGCAATGCTTCAGGAGCTGCAGTCTTTGGCAACAGGACAACAAATTCGTCACCGCCGATCCTGGCAGCAATGTCATCTTCGCGGCATGCCTTTTTGATCGCTTCCGCGGACTTTTTAAGCAGAACATCTCCCAGATCGTGTCCAAAGGAATCGTTGACCAGCTTCAATCCGTTTACATCAAACATAATGATCGACAATGGAAGGTTTTCGGGCGTGTCTAATTTTTTTAATTCCTGTTCAAAGTATCTTCTGTTATATAACCCCGTGAGGTGGTCATGGTAGCTTAAATAGAGCAGTTCATTTTCTGCCTTCTTGCGATCTGTTATATCCATGAAAGTAACAAGGCTGGCCCAGGGTTTGCCTTGGATGTCATTGACAGGGGTACCGAATACCTCCAAAAGTATTCTTGATCCGTCAGAACGCTCAACCACCATGTCGTCGATATGAGATTTGAAGCCTTTCATTCCCAGCGTGATCGGCATCTCATTTGCGGGATAATGTTTTTGTGTATTTCCTTTAAATGCCTTATAAACTTCAGAAAGATTGTGCTCATTTGCATCAGGAAGTATTCCGCTGCCCATTAAGGCTTTGCCCGTTTCATTTACGACTAACGGTCTTCCCTCCGCAGAATCGACCATGAAAACTCCGACAGGAAGAATTTTCAGCAGGGAAGCAAAAAGATCGTTCTGCTTTTTGACAGACTCTTCTGCAAGGGTCTTTTCCGTCAC is part of the Synergistetes bacterium HGW-Synergistetes-1 genome and encodes:
- a CDS encoding TetR/AcrR family transcriptional regulator, which codes for MADTKENILHTALRLFARDGYEAASVSDIAGELGITKGALYKHYKNKQDIFNSIVERMYQIDAERAKKFEVPEETFDRSPEAYRNTDMDKITAFIEAQFHFLTEDEFARNFRKMLILEQYRNPEIAELYQKCLVSGPVSYIEDLFREMMERGIWDKSDPKQLALEFYAPFYLLLSISDASPENKEPAKLLTVHIERFIEKNPALRKDK
- a CDS encoding SAM-dependent methyltransferase, giving the protein MEDMTIHEFDFALINEFFIELERQGPGSPEETIRALSFIRNLSDKTKIADLGCGTGFQTMVLAQNTEATITALDLFAGSIDKLNAKAKILGLQNRVKGVVGSMDDLPFGDEEFDIIWSEGAIGNIGFEKGLAHWKRFLKKEGYVAVTYESWFTDERPAEIEKWWTDAVPEISTIAHNIAVMQKTGYVPVAAFTLPETCWTENYFAPQKARQEEFLKKHAGNKAAENMIAFMRREAELYEKYKRYYGYVFYIGKKVGNWGISER